From Salarias fasciatus chromosome 5, fSalaFa1.1, whole genome shotgun sequence, a single genomic window includes:
- the tma7 gene encoding translation machinery-associated protein 7, giving the protein MSGREGGKKKPLKAPKKQNKDLDDDEVAFKQKQKEEQKALDAMKARASGKGPLACNGIKKSGKK; this is encoded by the exons ATGTCTGGCCGGGAAG gaggTAAAAAGAAGCCACTGAAGGCGCCCAAGAAACAGAACAAGGATTTGGACGAC GATGAAGTGGCCttcaagcagaagcagaaggaggaaCAGAAGGCCTTGGATGCGATGAAGGCCAGAGCTTCAGGAAAAGGACCTCTAG CTTGCAATGGCATCAAGAAATCTGGAAAGAAGTGA
- the dnase1l4.1 gene encoding deoxyribonuclease 1 like 4, tandem duplicate 1, producing the protein MKVASFNIQKFGRSKVSDPEVLKILIKIVSRYDIIVILEVVDASGESVKTFMEALNHANRRHHYTLKISTRLGRTRYKEQFMFLYRDDLVDLVGSYQFDDEKTGEGDVFARDPYILRFRCLNTVLKDLVLIPVHTKPEDSDKELDELYDLFQHVKRKWRTDNIMILGDFNADGSYVSKKDMKTIRIRSDHNFHWLIGDDVDTTASTGNNHSYDRIVIYGDDMLQAVVPQSAKPFNFQTAYRLSEEQALRVSDHYPVEVELKSLTEAPDDGDGPADWEPPRSQRLVVVGEDLLEMKKENLLLEREKLSLEIQILRLKMAKMKP; encoded by the exons ATGAAGGTGGCGTCGTTCAACATCCAGAAGTTTGGAAGGAGCAAAGTGTCGGATCCAGAAGTCCTCAAGATCCTGATCAAG ATCGTGTCTCGGTATGATATCATCGTGATCCTGGAGGTGGTGGACGCCAGCGGAGAGTCGGTCAAAACCTTCATGGAAGCTCTCAACCA CGCCAACAGGAGGCATCACTACACCCTGAAGATCAGCACTCGGCTGGGACGCACGCGCTACAAGGAGCAGTTCATGTTCCTGTacag ggacGACCTGGTGGACTTGGTGGGCAGCTATCAGTTTGACGATGAGAAGACTGGAGAAGGAGACGTTTTTGCCAGAGACCCCTACATCCTGAGGTTCCGGTGCCTCAACACAG TGCTGAAAGACCTGGTCCTGATCCCGGTTCACACCAAGCCGGAGGACTCAGACAAGGAGCTGGACGAGCTCTACGACCTCTTCCAGCACGtgaagaggaagtggaggacTGAC AACATCATGATCCTGGGCGACTTCAACGCCGACGGCTCCTACGTGTCCAAGAAAGACATGAAGACCATCCGGATCCGCAGCGACCACAACTTCCACTGGCTGATCGGGGACGACGTGGACACGACGGCGAGCACCGGGAACAACCACTCCTACGACAG gatcGTGATCTACGGAGACGACATGCTCCAGGCGGTGGTGCCTCAGTCCGCCAAACCCTTCAACTTCCAGACGGCGTACAGGCTGAGTGAAGAGCAG gctCTCAGAGTGAGCGACCACTATCccgtggaggtggagctgaagTCCCTGACGGAGGCCCCGGACGATGGAGACG GACCTGCAGACTGGGAGCCGCCGCGGTCCCAGAGGCTGGTGGTCGTCGGCGAGGATCTGCTGGAGATGAAGAAGGAGAACCTGCTCCTGGAGAGGGAGAAGCTCAGCCTGGAGATCCAGATCCTGCGCCTCAAGATGGCGAAGATGAAGCCCTGA